In Electrophorus electricus isolate fEleEle1 chromosome 10, fEleEle1.pri, whole genome shotgun sequence, the genomic window ACCCCTATCGTGATCCCAACCGTACTGTTGACGAGAATGTCCACGCGTCCCAACTGCTTCAGCGTCTCATCCACGACAGACGAGATGGTGTCCGGCTGCCTGACGTCCATCTGCAGGGGCAGGCACTGTCTGCCTGTTGCACTGGTCAGTTTCCTCGCCGCCTGTtaacacaggcacaggcagcaGCTCACAAACGCACACTGACCATACAAATAATGGAGGTAAATATTAgcaaagtaagtaaataaacagtgcAGGAGATACAGGTTGGTTAGAGCTAAGGAAACTCTGTTGCCCTAATTAGCCACACATGAGCTGTCCTGAGTTTTATACTGCTGGTCTCTGAGCTTGTAAATGGCATGAGGGAACAAATGTTTAATGCATCTTACATGGTGCTTCTGGCCTTTTGGAAAGTGCACGTGTACATTACCTCAGAGAGCTTCTCTGGGTTCCTGCTGGCAATGACAGTGTCACAGCCATGCCTGGGAGAGACAGGTGGGATAGCAGACTTATGAGGACAACAACTGTTTATACTGGTGTTCCGATGGGTAAATGTTTCTTCACGGAGCTCACAGTCATACAGGTAAAGCTGACATGCAGAAAATAATAGAGGAGAAGGCACGAGGAGATAATTTAGACAAGTGAATTGCTAAGGACATGCTACGattcacacagacaaagagagacctACCTCATTAGAACCTCAGCAATACGGAACCCAATACCAGTGCCACCACCCGTTATAAAGGCCACTTGGTCCCTGgaaacacacactttacagtTTTGTACCCAAGCACTTTTAATGGCAACGTACTATAAATATTCGACCTGACTTTTAAGTAGATTTAACTAGATTATCTAAACACGTTAATGTGTGTCGGTACTCTTGCGTACCTGAGCAGTTCGGGACAGTATATATGTTTGTAACTGGTCAAGCAGTCGTCCGTCTCAACGTCCTCCGGTAAATCTGCCATCCTCACTTAGCTACGTGCTACAGAAAACGTCAGGGACATAACATTAACAATTCGCAGTTATCAGTCTTTACAGTCTGCGtgttttctataattatttCATTCAATTGTATCTGAAAGGTTGTAAAAGCTAGCTAACATAAGTAACGCTAGCTATGTGAATTTCGTCCTCACTGTTATTAGATACAACCCAAAAGTCAGAGTTCACAAAACTGTGTAGGCCAATAGATAAACGTCACCTAATCTTCAAAAAATGTATAAACGTCAACGAATCTGTAAACTATCTATGCGACTTCACCGCAACTGGAAAGTTATGCTCACCCTGCacggaaaaaaaaatgtaaagttgcTCCGTACCTTGTACGGTTCAGCAAGTGAGGTCATTCGCTCGTGTTGCATTATGGGGAATGTAGTAAGGTGCATTGTAGTGTACAACACCCGCTAATCGTTCCCCCCCTTCAGTAATATTAGACATGTTCAAAGTACTGGAGTAGGGGAGGGAAACGCAGTAGGGGATCGTAAATTAAAAACCATGAATAAGAATGTTAAAAATCCAGCCTCTTGCAATGGGTCCCCAGAATTTTGCATTAACAACCGGTTCAAACACATGTTTGACGGGACCTGGGAGGCAGACAAGTGGGCGGGTATATTTAATGCCCGTTTGTGTTAAAATCTCACTGCTCAGGCTCTTTTCATTCATGTATACACAtcagcatattttaaaattaggGGGCCCTGTTGCAAGCGGTGGGGTGGAgggatttttatattttaattattttttaatttacaatCACTCCTCTGCCACCCCCATGTCCCGCCCCCAGCTCGAGGCACCCGCGGTGCTTGCACCTCCCCTACGCCACTGATTTGTGTACTACTAATCACCATTGCATTAAAagtatttggcagacactcttatgcagagtgacaaatatatttatcagtgtCGATTACACAGTGTGTACATCCCCTGGGAACCAATCCCACACCAGTGTTGCTAGCACCTTATTCTACTTTCAATAGAACTGCAAAGGCCCACCTGGAGAATTACTGTTTCTCCAAGTTAAACCATAAGCACTAaaaccaaaataataaaaaaagattttaagtAAGAGTACATATTTCTTTCTGCAAAGGGCAGTAGGTTAAGTAACAGACAGCAgcccttatttattttttatcataaaTGAGCACataatttactttaattaaGTCTTCTAATAATCCCTGAACTTGAAGCACAGTGCATTAAACACATGcagcacttcctgttttctttaatGTTGCTTATATACAACACAAATGCACTCATGAGTTTTCAGACAAGTAGATCTTACAGGTGACAGGTTTCAGTCCACTCTGTCCGGGAGTGTGAAACCACCTCTAGCATGGATCATCACCCTTTAGACGTATAACCTGAGCAAATCTACAAAAAACTACAGTCAGAGCAGCGCATGATTAGGTTGGCCGTGAGTCTTAGTATAAGCTTTCACAGACCACAGAGTATCCTGTGCAGTGTTTTGGTTCAGTCTCTGGGAGAATGTCATTTGACTCTTTAAGGGCATGGGGTCCTGTCAGTCTTATGCCATTGTCATAGCAGCAGTTTCTGTGGGGCTGGCAAGAGGCTGTTCACAGGCGGCTGCAGCTGGGTCTGTTGTGGAGGTTACAGCTTTTGAAGAAGATGCTGGCATAGGAACGGTGGTGTTTAGGCCAACCATTGATGCGCTGATGTTCCAAAGTCTGACCGCCACTTCCTGCTCCAAGGCCTGGGGTGCAGGCTCTTTCTCAGTCATCACATCATAGTAACGGCCAGTCACACCCTCAAGCTCCTCGGCAACGGCCAGGTAGACACTAGGCTGCGCTCCAAGCACAGGGGACTTTACGAACAGGTAGAAAATCGGGCCTGGGGAGAGtacagaacaacacacacacatacacatctttGCGTTTAGAGGAAAGATCCCTGAAAGCATTCCATCTAAACAGAATATACCTCTAGATCCACAATGTCATCTACAATCCCATTGTGATGGACCGAGTGGTGAAATAAGTGACTCACTGAGTACGGTGCTGGAGAACTGAGACTGGTGCATGCCAGTGTGTCTGCCCAGATCCGTGGCAACAACGCCGGGGTGCAGGGCGTTTACCGTCACCCCCGTACCTAAGACACACGCAAAATAGCTAATTAATCAAACAGATCTATGTTTTTCCAGGACCCATCCCTGATTATCCTTGTACTGCACATTTTGCCCACTATAATACATCCATATTAAAGCACTGAAGGGCTTGGTAACAAGCTGACGATTTGAGCTGGGAGCAGAGGTCAACCTATGAACAGGAGAGGAGAACACAATAATAACAGAGTCCTGAAAACACTTGCTGATCATCAGACCAaaaagcgcgcacacacgcatatacacacaaacacaaacacaaatacacacagacaactcACCCTCAAGTCTGCGGGCGAGTTCTCGTGTGAATAGGACAATGGCAAGCTTGCTCTGACAGTATGCTTTCCTAGTGTTAAACTTCTTCCTGTCCCAGTTTAGGTCCTCAAAATCAATCTCCCCGACAATGTGCACCAAAGATGATAGGTTAATCACCCTACTGGGGGCAGAGTCCTTCAGCTTGTCTAGCAGCAGATTGGTCAGGAGGAAATGGCCTTGTGCCAGGAGACAAAAGCAGCGAACAATGACTCTTTAGTATGTACAGCAGAAGAACCCGAAGTTGAATTTTCCGTCAAATCTTGATAAAACCACATAAAGAATTAAACTCTAACAGTACTACCTGCAGGAAGATCCCAAACTGACACCACTTATCAAAACTAAAAACATCTCTGAactgttttgcttattttttaaaactcatttaACTGACAGTACATGTGCTCTCATGTTAAACTGCTGTGATTTAAGCTGGCCCTTCATCGCAAAACATGAGGTTCTCATTATCATTTTTCCTGAACACATGGTCTATAAAAGCCTTGAGGCTTAAGGTTTTATATAATGCAATATAAAAGCCATGTGTGATTTTCTCACCCAGGTAGTTGACTCCAAACTGCATGTCAAAGCCATCCTCAGTCTTCCCTGGAGGACACTTCATGACAGCAGCATTATTGATCAGGATGTCCACGCTCTTCTCCTCtgaggaaatgagagagagaacttgaTATTGTTTGTATGGACTCACTGGACAACACATTACCATACTATCACAGCGAACGGACGTGATTAGGTTAGTGTGTCGCACCCCGGTTGATCTCCTCAGCAAAGCGCCGTATGGATTTGACTGAGGACAGGTTGATGTGTCGTGCATAAACGTGGGGGTTCAGTGTAGAGCCTCTGATTTCACAAGCGGCGGCTTCACATTTCTCCATGTCCCGACAGCCCATAATAATCCTCCCCCCTGCCCAGAAACAAGAGAGGAGCAGTCACTTAATACGTAAGGCAtcatatgcaaatacacacaggtTAATCGGTCAAAATGAGCCAAGACTGTTACTAAACTGTACATTAACAGCTagaaccacaccacacctcGCTGAGCAAGCTCACGGGCCGTCTCCTTCCCGATTCCGGTATTTGCCCCAGTTATGACCACTGTCTTGCCAGGGAGCCTAGCTTTACTGGGGCAGGGGCCTCCGGTCAGGTGGttcctgcagagagaaggagcgcCGTGTGTTTCAAAAGCTTCTG contains:
- the LOC113586576 gene encoding retinol dehydrogenase 13 isoform X2, encoding MSKFILPASVFGTVFGCAVLLKNHLTGGPCPSKARLPGKTVVITGANTGIGKETARELAQRGGRIIMGCRDMEKCEAAACEIRGSTLNPHVYARHINLSSVKSIRRFAEEINREEKSVDILINNAAVMKCPPGKTEDGFDMQFGVNYLDKLKDSAPSRVINLSSLVHIVGEIDFEDLNWDRKKFNTRKAYCQSKLAIVLFTRELARRLEGTGVTVNALHPGVVATDLGRHTGMHQSQFSSTVLSPIFYLFVKSPVLGAQPSVYLAVAEELEGVTGRYYDVMTEKEPAPQALEQEVAVRLWNISASMVGLNTTVPMPASSSKAVTSTTDPAAAACEQPLASPTETAAMTMA
- the LOC113586576 gene encoding retinol dehydrogenase 13 isoform X3; this encodes MSKFILPASVFGTVFGCAVLLKNHLTGGPCPSKARLPGKTVVITGANTGIGKETARELAQRGGRIIMGCRDMEKCEAAACEIRGSTLNPHVYARHINLSSVKSIRRFAEEINREEKSVDILINNAAVMKCPPGKTEDGFDMQFGVNYLGTGVTVNALHPGVVATDLGRHTGMHQSQFSSTVLSPIFYLFVKSPVLGAQPSVYLAVAEELEGVTGRYYDVMTEKEPAPQALEQEVAVRLWNISASMVGLNTTVPMPASSSKAVTSTTDPAAAACEQPLASPTETAAMTMA
- the LOC113586576 gene encoding retinol dehydrogenase 13 isoform X1, translating into MSKFILPASVFGTVFGCAVLLKNHLTGGPCPSKARLPGKTVVITGANTGIGKETARELAQRGGRIIMGCRDMEKCEAAACEIRGSTLNPHVYARHINLSSVKSIRRFAEEINREEKSVDILINNAAVMKCPPGKTEDGFDMQFGVNYLGHFLLTNLLLDKLKDSAPSRVINLSSLVHIVGEIDFEDLNWDRKKFNTRKAYCQSKLAIVLFTRELARRLEGTGVTVNALHPGVVATDLGRHTGMHQSQFSSTVLSPIFYLFVKSPVLGAQPSVYLAVAEELEGVTGRYYDVMTEKEPAPQALEQEVAVRLWNISASMVGLNTTVPMPASSSKAVTSTTDPAAAACEQPLASPTETAAMTMA